The following proteins come from a genomic window of Deltaproteobacteria bacterium:
- a CDS encoding YceH family protein has translation METLTLPETRALGVLIEKKIITPDQYPLTLNSVRVACNQKTSRHPVVDYSELTVNRALQTLEKKGYVKQSIFSTARATKYEHTTESKLLIDKKEVILLGLLMLRGAQTPGELRMRSQRMWDFPSVEAVEDTLLRLINHKTPLVQVLDRQPGQKECRYIQLLSEIDEEALRAHTTTYAEDSASVAADDDAKTSANSRIDELEDKLNALTKRVELLEQSLLPSADGDLQENRDLRNEQ, from the coding sequence TTGGAAACTCTCACTCTTCCTGAAACTAGGGCACTTGGCGTATTAATTGAAAAAAAGATCATTACTCCTGACCAATATCCTCTAACGCTTAACAGCGTTAGAGTGGCGTGCAATCAAAAAACGAGTCGACACCCAGTCGTTGATTATAGCGAGCTAACGGTTAACAGGGCTCTCCAAACGCTAGAAAAAAAGGGGTACGTCAAACAGTCTATCTTTTCCACGGCTCGCGCAACAAAATATGAACACACCACCGAATCGAAGTTGCTAATCGACAAGAAGGAAGTAATTTTGCTAGGCTTGCTCATGCTACGAGGGGCGCAAACGCCGGGAGAGCTAAGAATGCGCTCACAGAGGATGTGGGATTTCCCGTCCGTAGAAGCGGTCGAGGATACTCTTCTCCGCCTCATCAATCACAAAACACCCCTCGTCCAGGTGCTAGACCGTCAGCCCGGCCAAAAGGAATGTCGATATATTCAGCTATTAAGCGAAATCGACGAGGAAGCTCTAAGAGCCCATACTACCACCTATGCGGAGGACAGCGCATCTGTAGCCGCGGACGACGACGCTAAAACTTCCGCCAATTCTCGCATAGACGAACTAGAAGACAAACTTAATGCCCTAACCAAAAGAGTAGAATTACTCGAGCAGAGCCTGCTCCCTAGCGCAGATGGAGACTTACAAGAGAATCGAGACTTGAGAAACGAGCAATAG
- a CDS encoding peptide chain release factor-like protein, protein MGKFGVLPQKESRLLARMRGLNICEEDLLEKFIKGSGSGGQKINKTSSCVYLLHVPSGIEIKCQKTRSQSLNRYYAREILCETLEQRVLGEKSAREQEREKIRRQKRRRSRRQKERILANKREQSQLKVRRRRVDIDES, encoded by the coding sequence ATGGGTAAATTTGGAGTCTTGCCACAAAAAGAGTCTAGGTTATTAGCTAGAATGCGCGGCCTAAATATTTGCGAGGAGGATTTACTAGAGAAATTTATTAAAGGATCTGGTTCGGGAGGGCAAAAGATTAATAAGACCTCCTCTTGTGTTTACCTCCTCCACGTTCCAAGCGGCATTGAGATAAAATGCCAAAAGACTCGCTCGCAGTCTCTAAATCGCTACTATGCAAGGGAGATTTTGTGCGAGACGCTTGAGCAGCGAGTACTAGGGGAGAAAAGTGCGCGGGAACAGGAGCGCGAGAAAATTCGGCGCCAAAAGCGGCGCCGTTCTCGACGTCAGAAAGAGCGCATCCTCGCGAATAAGCGAGAACAATCCCAGCTTAAAGTTAGGCGCCGGCGCGTCGACATAGATGAGTCGTAG